One genomic window of Streptococcus mitis includes the following:
- a CDS encoding DUF4059 family protein: MLLQLFSLYFESLILTTILVLIFLGIWIGLRAMSGVDKTAKARQAHLYDMIMIGVLVVPVLSFAVMSLILVFKA; this comes from the coding sequence ATGCTACTGCAACTATTTTCTTTATATTTCGAGAGTTTGATCTTGACTACCATCCTCGTCCTGATTTTTTTAGGGATTTGGATTGGACTGAGAGCCATGTCGGGAGTTGATAAGACAGCCAAGGCTCGCCAAGCCCATCTCTATGATATGATTATGATTGGAGTCTTGGTTGTTCCAGTATTATCCTTTGCGGTTATGAGTTTAATTCTTGTTTTCAAAGCATAA
- a CDS encoding amino acid ABC transporter ATP-binding protein: MIKISNLSKSFSGQTVLDHLDLDIQKGEVVALIGSSGAGKSTFLRSLNYLETPDSGSIQIDDFSVDFSKITQEEILALRRKLSMVFQQFNLFERRTALDNVKEGLVVVKKLSDQEATKIAKEELAKVGLSDREKHYPRHLSGGQKQRVALARALAMKPDVLLLDEPTSALDPELVGEVEKSIADAAKSGQTMILVSHDMSFVAQVADKILFLDKGKIIESGTPDEIIHHPKEERTKEFFASYKRTYI, translated from the coding sequence ATGATTAAGATTTCGAATTTAAGCAAATCCTTTTCAGGACAGACTGTCTTGGATCATCTGGACTTGGATATTCAAAAAGGGGAAGTTGTAGCCTTGATTGGTTCTTCAGGAGCTGGAAAATCAACTTTTCTTCGCAGTCTCAATTATCTTGAAACACCTGACAGTGGCTCTATTCAGATTGATGATTTCTCAGTTGATTTTTCTAAAATCACTCAAGAAGAAATCCTTGCCCTTCGTCGTAAGTTGTCTATGGTTTTTCAGCAGTTTAATTTGTTTGAACGCCGCACAGCACTTGATAATGTGAAAGAAGGCTTGGTTGTGGTCAAGAAATTATCTGACCAAGAAGCGACTAAGATTGCCAAGGAAGAGTTGGCTAAAGTTGGGCTTTCTGACCGTGAAAAACATTACCCTCGCCATTTATCAGGTGGACAAAAGCAACGGGTTGCCTTGGCGCGTGCGCTTGCTATGAAACCAGATGTCTTACTCTTAGATGAACCAACTTCAGCTCTTGACCCAGAATTGGTTGGTGAAGTAGAAAAATCTATTGCAGATGCTGCTAAGTCAGGACAGACTATGATTTTGGTCAGTCACGATATGTCCTTTGTAGCCCAAGTGGCTGATAAGATTCTCTTCCTAGATAAGGGGAAAATCATTGAGTCTGGAACTCCGGATGAGATTATCCACCATCCTAAAGAAGAGCGGACAAAAGAATTCTTCGCTAGTTACAAACGGACTTATATTTGA
- a CDS encoding amino acid ABC transporter permease: protein MNVTMILASDWYQNLMQLIPDGKLFSLRSVFDGIPRIVQQLPITIMLTIGGALFGLVLALLFAIVKINRVKILYPLQAFFVSFLKGTPILVQLMLTYYGIPLALKALNQQWGTGLNINAIPAAVFAIVAFAFNEAAYASETIRAAILSVNPGEIEAARSLGMTRAQVYRRVIIPNAAVVATPTLINSLIGLTKGTSLAFSAGVVEVFAQAQILGGADYRYFERFISVALVYWVVNIGIESLGRFIERKMAISAPDTVQTDAKGDLR from the coding sequence ATGAATGTTACAATGATTTTAGCATCAGATTGGTACCAAAACTTGATGCAATTGATTCCGGATGGCAAACTTTTTAGTCTGCGTTCGGTCTTTGATGGAATTCCGAGAATTGTCCAACAACTTCCAATAACGATTATGTTGACCATTGGTGGTGCTCTTTTTGGCTTGGTTTTGGCACTTCTTTTTGCCATTGTGAAAATCAATCGTGTCAAGATTTTATATCCCTTGCAGGCCTTCTTTGTTAGCTTCCTAAAAGGGACACCGATTTTGGTGCAACTCATGTTGACCTACTACGGAATCCCTTTGGCCTTGAAAGCCCTCAATCAGCAATGGGGAACTGGTCTCAATATCAATGCTATTCCAGCGGCTGTTTTTGCGATTGTCGCCTTTGCATTTAATGAGGCAGCTTATGCGAGTGAAACCATTCGTGCAGCCATTCTCTCAGTCAATCCTGGTGAGATTGAGGCGGCACGAAGTCTGGGTATGACCCGAGCGCAAGTTTATCGTCGCGTAATTATTCCAAATGCAGCAGTTGTGGCAACTCCAACTTTAATCAATTCCCTAATCGGTTTGACCAAGGGAACTTCCCTAGCATTTAGTGCGGGTGTTGTGGAAGTCTTTGCCCAAGCTCAGATTCTAGGTGGAGCTGATTATCGTTACTTTGAGCGATTCATCTCCGTTGCCCTTGTTTATTGGGTAGTCAATATCGGAATTGAAAGCCTAGGTCGTTTTATCGAGAGAAAAATGGCTATTTCTGCACCTGATACAGTGCAAACAGATGCGAAAGGAGACCTTCGTTAA